In Melospiza melodia melodia isolate bMelMel2 chromosome 30, bMelMel2.pri, whole genome shotgun sequence, a single window of DNA contains:
- the IKZF3 gene encoding zinc finger protein Aiolos isoform X7, with amino-acid sequence MGTERALVLDRLASNVAKRKSSMPQKFIGEKRPSFDVNYNSSFLYEKESEMMHGRMMDQAINNAITYLGAEALRPLVQTPPAPTAEMVPVISSLYPLPLPRAADVPSVPNGTEPDKSHLRDKSLSSDRGLSPNNSGHDSTDTDSNHEERPNPAFHQSQVMAAAPARNGLQALKDFPRPYEIIKPPAICPRDAFKVINKEGEAIGVYRCDHCRVLFLDYVMFTIHMGCHGFRDPFECNVCGYRSHDRYEFSSHIARGEHRVVLK; translated from the exons ATGGGGACTGAAAGAGCCCTTGTGCTGGACAGGCTAGCGAGCAACGTGGCAAAGAGAAAAAGCTCAATGCCTCAGAAATTTATTG GTGAGAAACGCCCCAGCTTCGATGTCAACTACAACTCCAGTTTCCTGTACGAGAAGGAGAGCGAGATGATGCACGGGCGCATGATGGACCAGGCCATCAACAACGCCATCACCTACCTGGGGGCCGAGGCCCTGCGCCCGCTCGTGCAGACCCCGCCAGCGCCCACGGCCGAGATGGTGCCCGTCATCAGCAGCCTGTACCCGCTGCCGCTGCCCCGCGCCGCCGACGTCCCCAGCGTCCCCAACGGCACCGAGCCCGACAAGAGCCACCTCAGGGACAAGAGCCTGTCATCCGACAGGGGCCTCTCCCCCAACAACAGCGGCCACGACTCCACAGACACTGACAGCAACCACGAGGAGAGGCCCAACCCCGCCTTCCACCAGAGCCAGGTGATGGCGGCGGCTCCGGCCCGCAACGGCCTCCAGGCCCTGAAGGATTTCCCGAGGCCCTACGAGATCATCAAGCCTCCGGCCATCTGTCCCCGCGACGCCTTCAAGGTCATCAACAAGGAAGGGGAGGCCATCGGGGTGTACAGGTGCGACCACTGCCGCGTGCTCTTCCTGGATTACGTGATGTTCACCATCCACATGGGCTGCCACGGCTTCCGCGACCCCTTCGAGTGCAACGTCTGCGGCTACCGCAGCCACGACCGCTACGAGTTCTCCTCGCACATAGCCCGGGGAGAGCACAGAGTGGTGCTCAAGTGA
- the LOC134430892 gene encoding retinol dehydrogenase 8-like, which produces MAPKTVLITGCSSGIGLALAVRLARDKQRRFRVIATMRNTGRSAALAAAAGPALGRTLEIKQLDVCDESSIRACLDSIPGRHIDILVSNAGVGMAGPLECQSLAAMQNLMDTNFFGLVRLVKEVLPDMKRRRGGHIVVISSIMGLQGIVFNDIYSASKFAVEGFCESLVVQALRFNVAISLVEPGPVMTEFETKLYEEAERADYSRTDPETAEIFTKLYLRNSRDVFTSLGQTPEDIAEHTLRVIEAPRPPFRHQTNVAYTPMAALKHADPSGALITDAFYQLVFKYDAVLRFGLRAIRLLRWKAQKVKAGARLLGFK; this is translated from the exons ATGGCTCCCAAGACGGTGCTGATCACCGGCTGCTCCTCGGGCATCGGGCTGGCGCTGGCCGTGCGGCTGGCCAGGGACAAACAGCGCCGCTTCCGAG TCATCGCCACCATGAGGAACACGGGCAGGAGCgcggcgctggcggcggcggcggggccggcgctggGCAGGACGCTGGAGATCAAACAGCTCGATGTGTGCGATGAGAGCTCCATCCGGGCCTGCCTCGACAGCATCCCCGGGCGCCACATCGATATCCTGG TCAGCAATGCCGGGGTGGGCATGGCGGGACCCCTGGAGTGCCAGAGCCTGGCAGCCATGCAGAACCTCATGGACACCAACTTCTTCGGCCTCGTCCGCCTGGTCAAGGAGGTGCTGCCCGACATGAAGCGACGCCGCGGGGGCCACATCGTCGTCATCAGCAGCATCATGGGCCTGCAGG GTATTGTCTTCAACGACATCTACTCGGCCTCCAAGTTTGCCGTGGAGGGTTTCTGCGAGAGCCTGGTGGTGCAGGCGCTGCGCTTCAACGTGGC GATCAGCCTGGTGGAGCCGGGGCCGGTGATGACGGAATTCGAGACCAAGCTGTACGAGGAAGCCGAACGCGCCGACTACTCACGGACAGACCCCGAGACGGCCGAAATCTTCACCAAGCTCTACCTGAGGAACTCCAGGGATGTCTTCACCAGCCTGGGCCAGACCCCCGAGGACATTGCAGAG CACACCCTGCGGGTGATCGAGGCGCCCCGGCCGCCGTTCCGGCACCAGACCAACGTGGCGTACACGCCCATGGCCGCCCTCAAACACGCCGACCCCAGCGGCGCCCTCATCACCGACGCCTTCTACCAGCTGGTGTTCAAGTACGACGCCGTGCTGCGCTTCGGCCTCCGCGCCATCCGCCTGCTCCGCTGGAAGGCTCAGAAGGTCAAGGCTGGCGCGCGGCTCCTGGGCTTCAAATAA
- the ERBB2 gene encoding receptor tyrosine-protein kinase erbB-2: protein MKLLRPSSPESHYETLRHLYQGCQVVQGNLELTYLPADADTSFLKDIKEVQGYVLIAENQVSGLELQSLRIIRGTQLFQERYALAVLGNAGPAGAPGLRQLGMRHLTEMLKGGVLIERNPELCFQETILWSDILHRHNEFRADIQVESARTRSCPDCRALCAEGHCWGEGKQDCQTLTNSICHGCPRCKGTKPTDCCHEQCAAGCTGPKHSDCLACLNFNRSGICELHCPPLVVYNSDTFESMPNPDGRYTFGASCVSQCPYNYLATEVGSCTLVCPQNSQEVTVNNVQKCEKCSKPCPEVCYGLGVDFLKGVRAVNASNIQHFSGCTKIFGSLAFLPETFAGDPSTNTPPLDPKLLRIFESLEELTGFLYIAAWPPDMKDLGVFQNLRVIRGRVLHNGAYSLTLQDLAVQALGLRALQEISSGMVLVHHNPQLCFLQKVPWHSIFRNPRQRLFQTHNKPPEQCEREGLVCFHLCAQGHCWGPGPTQCVACERFLRGQECVASCNLLDGAIREHANGTRCLPCHPECQPQNGTETCFGSDPDQCVACAHYKDAQQCVRRCPSGVKADASFVPVWKYPDEFGVCQLCPTNCTHSCTIRDEDGCPVDQKPSQVTSIIAGVVGALLVIVLLLITVICVKRRRQQERKHTMRRLLQETELVEPLTPSGALPNQAQMRILKETELKKVKVLGSGAFGTVYKGIWIPDGESVKIPVAIKVLRENTSPKANKEILDEAYVMAGVGSPYVSRLLGICLTSTVQLVTQLMPYGCLLDYVRENKDHIGSQDLLNWCVQIAKGMSYLEEVRLVHRDLAARNVLVKSPNHVKITDFGLARLLDIDETEYHADGGKVPIKWMALESILRRRFTHQSDVWSYGVTVWELMTFGAKPYDGIPAREIPDLLEKGERLPQPPICTIDVYMIMVKCWMIDSECRPKFRELVTEFSRMARDPQRFVVIQNDLVGVPGSMDSTFYRALLDEEDMDDLVDAEEYLVPHHGFFSTDTSTTYRSRISSVRSTAESPAKVEEGEGLASFSFPAQGLAEGPEGPVPEVPDGDKVALQSPSGREPGTLPRYSEDPTGLTAKDGEDPECFTVPAPLSTMPEYVNQAGQRPPRAPPSPPDKPKGHQGKNGLIKDPKNSFPGPFGHAVENPEYLAPPHGTPSPGPFSQAFDNPYYWNQDPAKGGGTEGGPGTTPTAENPEYLGLAGPDATAV, encoded by the exons ATGAAGCTGCTGCGTCCCTCCAGCCCCGAGAGCCACTACGAGACCCTGCGGCACCTGTACCAGGGCTGCCAGGTGGTGCAGGGCAACCTGGAGCTCACCTACCTGCCCGCCGACGCCGACACCTCCTTCCTCAAG GACATCAAGGAGGTGCAGGGCTACGTGCTGATCGCGGAGAACCAAGTGAgcgggctggagctgcagagcctgCGCATCATCCGCGGCACGCAGCTCTTCCAGGAGCGCTACGCCCTGGCCGTGCTGGGCAACGCCGGCCCCGCCGGGGCACCGGGGCTGCGGCAGCTCGGCATGAGGCACCTCACAG AGATGCTGAAGGGAGGGGTGCTCATCGAGAGGAACCCCGAGCTGTGTTTCCAGGAGACCATCCTGTGGAGCGACATCCTGCACCGGCACAACGAGTTCCGTGCCGACATCCAGGTGGAGAGCGCCCGCACCCGCAGCT GTCCTGACTGCCGGGCGCTCTGTGCCgaggggcactgctggggtgagGGCAAACAGGATTGCCAGACAT tgaccAACAGCATCTGCCACGGCTGCCCACGCTGCAAGGGCACGAAACCCACGGATTGCTGCCACGAGCAGTGCGCTGCTGGCTGCACCGGCCCCAAGCACTCCGACTGCCTG GCATGCCTGAACTTCAACAGGAGCGGGATCTGCGAGCTGCACTGCCCTCCACTCGTTGTCTACAACTCGGACACCTTCGAGTCGATGCCCAACCCCGACGGGCGCTACACCTTTGGTGCCAGCTGTGTCAGCCAGTGTCCCT ACAATTACCTCGCCACGGAGGTGGGGTCCTGCACCCTCGTGTGCCCCCAGAACAGCCAGGAGGTCACGGTCAACAACGTGCAGAAGTGTGAGAAGTGCAGCAAACCCTGCCCAGAGG TGTGCTACGGGCTGGGAGTGGATTTCCTGAAGGGTGTCCGTGCTGTGAACGCCTCCAACATCCAACACTTCTCTGGCTGCACCAAGATTTTTGGGAGCCTGGCTTTCCTCCCCGAGACCTTCGCTGG GGACCCCAGCACCAACACCCCACCCCTGGACCCCAAACTGCTGCGGATCTTCGAGAGCCTGGAGGAGCTGACGG GGTTCCTCTACATCGCAGCCTGGCCGCCGGACATGAAGGACCTGGGAGTGTTCCAGAACCTGCGGGTGATCCGGGGCAGGGTCCTGCACAA CGGCGCCTACTCGCTGACCCTGCAGGACCTGGCGGTGCAGGCGCTGGGGCTGAGGGCCCTGCAGGAGATCAGCAGTGGGATGGTGCTGGTGCACCACAACCCCCAGCTGTGCTTCCTGCAGAAGGTGCCCTGGCACAGCATCTTCCGTAACCCCCGGCAGCGCCTCTTCCAGACCCACAACAAACCCCCCGAGCAGTGCG AGAGAGAGGGGCTGGTTTGCTTCCACCtctgtgcccaggggcactgctggggccccGGTCCCACCCAGTGCGTGGCGTGCGAGCGGTTCCTGCGCGGCCAGGAGTGCGTGGCCTCCTGCAACCTCCTGGACGG AGCCATCAGGGAACACGCCAACGGGACGCGGTGCCTGCCGTGCCACCCCGAGTGCCAGCCCCAGAATGGCACCGAGACCTGCTTTGGATCT gatcCAGACCAGTGTGTGGCCTGTGCCCACTACAAGGACGCCCAGCAGTGCGTGCGGCGCTGCCCCAGCGGCGTCAAGGCCGACGCCTCCTTCGTGCCCGTCTGGAAATACCCGGATGAATTCGGGGTGTGCCAACTCTGCCCCACCAACTGCACCCACTC gtgcacCATCCGGGATGAGGACGGATGTCCCGTGGACCAGAAGCCAAG CCAGGTGACCTCCATCATCGCTGGCGTGGTTGGGGCTCTGCTGGTCATCGTCCTGCTCCTCATCACCGTCATCTGCGTCAAGCGCCGGCGGCAGCAGGAGCGCAAGCACACCATgaggaggctgctgcaggagaCCGAG CTGGTGGAGCCACTGACGCCCAGCGGGGCCCTCCCCAACCAAGCCCAGATGAGGATCCTCAAGGAGACGGAGCTGAAGAAAGTGAAAGTTTTGGGTTCTGGTGCTTTTGGCACCGTCTATAAG GGCATCTGGATCCCTGATGGGGAGAGCGTGAAGATCCCGGTGGCCATCAAAGTCTTGCGGGAGAACACATCGCCCAAAGCCAACAAGGAGATCCTGGAT gagGCCTATGTGATGGCAGGGGTGGGCAGCCCCTAcgtgtcccggctgctgggcatCTGCCTGACCTCCACGGTGCAGCTGGTGACGCAGCTGATGCCCTACGGCTGCCTGCTGGACTACGTGAGGGAGAACAAGGACCACATCGGCTCCCAGGACCTGCTCAACTGGTGTGTGCAGATCGCCAAG GGGATGAGTTACCTGGAGGAGGTGAGGCTGGTGCACCGGGACTTGGCCGCTCGCAACGTCCTGGTCAAGAGCCCCAACCACGTCAAGATCACTGACTTTGGGCTGGCCCGGCTGCTGGACATCGACGAGACTGAGTACCATGCTGATGGTGGCAAG GTGCCCATCAAGTGGATGGCGCTGGAGTCCATCCTCCGCCGGCGCTTCACGCACCAGAGCGACGTCTGGAGTTACG gtGTCACCGTGTGGGAGCTGATGACGTTTGGGGCAAAGCCCTATGATGGGATCCCAGCCAGGGAGATCCCAGACCTGCTGGAGAAGGGCGAGCGGCTGCCGCAGCCGCCCATCTGCACCATCGACGTCTACATGATCATGGTGAAAT GTTGGATGATTGACTCCGAGTGCCGGCCCAAGTTCCGGGAGTTGGTCACCGAGTTCTCCCGCATGGCCCGCGACCCCCAGCGCTTCGTGGTCATCCAG AACGACCTGGTGGGGGTGCCTGGCTCCATGGACAGCACCTTCTACCGGGCACTGCTGGATGAGGAGGACATGGACGACCTGGTGGACGCTGAGGAGTACCTGGTGCCCCACCACGGCTTCTTCAGCACCGACACCTCCACCACCTACCGCAGCCGCATCTCCTCCGTGCGG AGCACGGCAGAGTCTCCAGCCAAGGTGGAAGAGGGCGAGGGCTTggcctccttctccttccccgcccaaggcctggcagagggGCCAGAGGGACCTGTCCCAGAGGTGCCAGACGGGGACAaggtggccctgcagagcccctcggGGCGGGAGCCTGGCACCCTGCCCCGGTACAGCGAGGATCCCACTGGGCTGACGGCCAAGGATGGAGAAGACCCCGAGTGCTTCACTGTGCCAGCCCCCCTCAGCACCATGCCAG AGTACGTGAACCAGGCTGggcagcgcccgccccgcgcGCCCCCGTCCCCGCCGGACAAACCCAAGGGGCACCAGGGCAAGAACGGGCTCATCAAGGACCCCAAGAACTCCTTCCCAGGGCCCTTCGGCCACGCTGTGGAGAACCCCGAGTACCTGGCACCACCCCACggcacccccagccccggccccttcAGCCAGGCCTTCGACAACCCCTACTACTGGAACCAGGACCCTGCCAAGGGTGGTGGCACCGAAGGCGGCCCTGGCACGACGCCCACGGCCGAGAACCCCGAGTACCTCGGCCTGGCCGGCCCCGACGCCACGGCCGTGTAG
- the GRB7 gene encoding growth factor receptor-bound protein 7, producing the protein MCCWLPDPLSAPTDDAMEGGAQQSGLWEPPEQEGGPAERDGGELRRSQPLFIHGSSRQPPQEEPRASSLPSIPNPFPELCSPSNSPILSSPTLGQGPPREGTSHVVKVFGEDGACRSLEASAGTTARQLCETLVRRTRALHDHSWALVELHQHLALERCLEDHESVVEVQSSWAPGADSRFMFRKNFAKYELFKSSTQLLFPEVMVSSCLEANKSMAHSELIQNFLNSGSCPEVQGFLHLREAGRKVWKRFHFSLRRSGLYYSTKGTSKDPRHLQYFADLTESNIYYVTQGKKLYGTPTEFGFCIKPHKVRGGVKGLKLLCSEDEQSRSCWMAAFRLFKYGMQLYRNYQQAQARLSQPPWIGPTPLRSVSDNALVAMDFSGCTGRVIENPNEVLSVALEEAQAWRKKTTHRYSLPAACHSSPLSAAIHRTQPWFHGRISREDTQQLIGRQGLVDGVFLVRESQRNPKGFVLSLCHLQRIKHYLILPSEEEGRLYFTMDDGQTRFADLIQLVEFHQINRGILPCKLRHYCTCVAL; encoded by the exons atgtgctgctggctgccagacCCCCTGTCTGCCCCCACAGATGATGCCATGGAGGGGGGGGCTCAGCAGAGCGGCCTCTGGGAGCCCCCCGAGCAGGAGGGGGGTCCTGCAGAGCGCGATGGGGGCGAGCTCCGGCGCTCCCAGCCCCTCTTCATCCACGGCAGCAG CCGGCAGCCGCCGCAGGAGGAGCCGCGGGCGTCGTCGCTGCCCAGCATCCCCAACCCCTTCCCCGAGCTGTGCAGCCCCTCCAACTCCCCCATCCTGAGCAGCCCCACCCTGGGACAGGGACCGCCCCGAGAGGGCACCTCCCAC GTGGTGAAGGTGTTCGGTGAGGACGGCGCCTGCCGCTCCCTGGAGGCCTCGGCGGGCACCACGGCGCGGCAGCTCTGCGAGACCCTGGTGCGCAGGACGCGGGCACTGCACGACCACAGCTGGGCCCTGGTGGAGCTGCACCAGCACCTGGCACTGG aGCGCTGCCTGGAGGACCACGAGTCTGTGGTGGAGGTGCAGAGCTCCTGGGCCCCGGGCGCCGACAGCCGCTTCATGTTCCGCAAGAACTTCGCCAAGTACGAGCTCTTCAAGAGCAGCACG cagctgctgttcCCCGAGGTGATGGTGTCCAGCTGCCTGGAGGCCAACAAGAGCATGGCGCACTCCGAGCTCATCCAG AATTTCCTCAACTCTGGGAGCTGCCCTGAGGTCCAGGGTTTCCTGCACCTGCGGGAGGCCGGGCGCAAGGTCTGGAAGCGTTTCCACTTCTCCCTGCGCCGCTCGGGGCTCTACTACTCCACCAAGGGCACCTCCAAG gacccccggcACCTGCAGTACTTCGCCGACCTCACCGAGTCCAACATCTACTACGTGACGCAGGGCAAGAAGCTCTACGGGACTCCCACCGAGTTCGGCTTCTGCATCAAg CCCCACAAGGTTCGGGGCGGCGTGAAGGGTCTGAAGCTGCTCTGCAGCGAGGATGAGCAGAGCCGCAGCTGCTGGATGGCGGCGTTCCGCCTCTTCAAG TATGGGATGCAGCTCTACAGAAACTACCAGCAAGCACAGGCACGGCTGAGCCAACCGCCCTGGATCGGCCCCACACCCCTG cgcAGCGTCTCGGACAACGCCCTGGTGGCCATGGACTTCTCGGGGTGCACGGGCCGGGTGATTGAGAACCCCAACGAGGTGCTGAGCGTGGCCCTGGAGGAGGCCCAGGCCTGGAGG AAGAAGACGACGCACCGCTACAGCCTGCCCGCCGCCTGCCACAGCTCCCCGCTCAGTGCCG CCATCCACCGCACCCAGCCCTGGTTCCACGGCAGGATCTCCAGGGAGGACACCCAGCAGCTCATCGGCCGCCAGGGCTTGGTGGATGG GGTGTTCCTGGTGCGGGAGAGCCAGCGGAACCCCAAGGGcttcgtgctgtccctgtgccacctgcaGCGCATCAAGCACTACCTCATCCTGCCG AGCGAGGAGGAGGGGCGGCTTTACTTCACCATGGACGACGGGCAGACGCGCTTCGCCGACCTGATCCAGCTGGTGGAGTTCCACCAGATCAACCGCGGCATCCTGCCCTGCAAGCTGCGCCACTACTGCACCTGCGTGGCCCTCTGA
- the MIEN1 gene encoding migration and invasion enhancer 1: MSGGTGNGNGDGNGAESGAERRVRIVVEYCEPCGFEATYQELASAVRDEYPDIEIESRLGGTGAFEIEINGQLVFSKLENGGFPYEKDLIEAIRRARNGEPLEKITNSRPPCVIL; this comes from the exons ATGAGCGGCGGCACCGGGAACGGGAACGGCGACGGCAACGGGGCCGAGAGCGGGGCCGAGCGGCGGGTCCGCATCGTGGTGGAGTATTG CGAGCCCTGTGGCTTTGAGGCCACCTACCAGGAGCTGGCGAGCGCCGTGCGGGACGAGTACCCCGACATCGAGATCGAGTCCCGCCTGGGGGGCACTG GTGCCTTTGAGATCGAGATCAACGGGCAGCTGGTGTTCTCCAAGCTGGAGAATGGAGGTTTTCCCTACGAGAAGGAT CTGATCGAGGCCATCCGCAGAGCCCGCAATGGGGAGCCCCTGGAGAAAATCACCAACAGCCGCCCCCCCTGCGTCATCCTGTGA